In Triticum urartu cultivar G1812 chromosome 6, Tu2.1, whole genome shotgun sequence, the following proteins share a genomic window:
- the LOC125513801 gene encoding adenosine kinase 2-like — protein MAASNLEGVLLGMGNPLLDISAVVDEAFLAKYDVKPNNAILAEDKHLPMYDELSSKDNVEYIAGGATQNSIRVAQWMLQTPGATSYMGCIGKDKYGEEMKSAAKAAGVTAHYYEDEAAPTGTCAVCVVGGERSLIANLSAANCYKSEHLKKPENWALVEKAKYIYIAGFFLTVSPESIQLVAEHAAANNKVFLMNLSAPFICEFFRDAQEKVLQYSDYIFGNETEARIFSKVRGWETENVEEIALKISQLPLASGKQKRIAVITQGADPVVVAEDGKVKTFPVILLPKEKLVDTNGAGDAFVGGFLSQLVQGKSIEDCVKAGCYAANVIIQQSGCTYPEKPDFN, from the exons ATGGCGGCGAGCAACCTCGAGGGTGTGCTCCTGGGGATGGGCAACCCCCTTCTCGAcatctccgccgtcgtcgacGAGGCCTTCCTCGCTAA GTATGATGTGAAGCCGAACAATGCCATTCTTGCCGAGGACAAGCACTTGCCCAT GTACGATGAGTTGTCCAGCAAGGACAATGTTGAATATATTGCTGGAG GAGCCACGCAGAACTCTATCAGGGTTGCCCAA TGGATGCTTCAAACTCCTGGTGCAACAAGTTACATGGGTTGCATTGGAAAGGACAAGTATGGTGAGGAGATGAAGAGCGCCGCTAAAGCTGCAGGAGTTACT GCTCATTACTATGAGGATGAGGCTGCTCCTACAGGCACATGTGCTGTCTGTGTTGTTGGTGGCGAAAG GTCATTGATTGCAAACTTATCTGCTGCGAACTGCTACAAATCTGAGCATCTAAAGAAGCCAGAGAACTGGGCACTAG TTGAGAAAGCGAAATACATCTACATTGCTGGCTTTTTCCTTACGGTGTCCCCTGAATCTATTCAGCTTGTTGCTGAGCATGCTGCTGCAAATAACAAG GTTTTCTTGATGAACCTCTCCGCTCCCTTTATCTGTGAGTTTTTCCGTGATGCCCAAGAGAAGGTTCTTCA GTATTCTGACTACATCTTTGGAAATGAAACCGAGGCAAGGATCTTCTCTAAAGTCCGAGGGTGGGAG ACTGAGAATGTCGAGGAGATCGCTTTGAAGATCTCACAACTGCCTCTGGCTTCTGGAAAACAAAAGAGGATTGCTGTGATTACTCAGGGTGCTGATCCAGTAGTTGTGGCTGAGGATGGGAAG GTAAAAACATTCCCTGTGATCCTATTGCCCAAGGAGAAGCTTGTTGACACCAATGGCGCTG GTGATGCGTTTGTTGGCGGCTTCCTCTCTCAGTTGGTTCAAGGGAAGAGCATCGAGGACTGCGTAAAGGCCGGTTGCTACGCAGCAAACGTTATCATCCAGCAATCTGGCTGCACTTACCCTGAGAAGCCTGACTTCAACTAG
- the LOC125512139 gene encoding uncharacterized protein LOC125512139, with amino-acid sequence MLLERGPPKKRRKKKSAIQDPEAAMVVACASTTAPVMVYPSRSIKGSKEPKHASGEQKEKSKKSAPRKGKGKAAKEKIASRVVAIGEQTPKGKEKCSEVAPHDSPAMGTRSKRTSHSPAMSTRSKRAPVRLDL; translated from the exons ATGCTTCTTGAAAG GGGGCCACCAAAGAAGAGGAGAAAGAAGAAGAGTGCCATACAGGACCCTGAGGCGGCCATGGTAGTTGCATGTGCTTCTACAACTGCTCCGGTCATGGTATACCCATCTAG ATCTATCAAGGGTTCTAAAGAACCAAAACATGCTTCTGGGGAACAAAAGGAAAAATCTAAGAAGAGTGCGCCGCGAAAGGGAAAGGGTAAGGCTGCCAAAGAGAAGATTGCCTCACGAGTTGTTGCTATTGGAGAGCAGACACCAAAAGGCAAAGAAAAATGCAGCGAAGTTGCTCCACATGATAGCCCAGCCATGGGTACAAGAAGCAAAAGGACATCTCATAGCCCAGCTATGAGCACTAGGAGCAAAAGAGCACCTGTTAGATTGGACTTGTAG